The DNA window AACACAGCATGATAAAAAAGATAATGATGTTTATGATGGCCTTCACCTTAATTCTGGCCTTCGTTTCACCTGATGTAACGGATGCTAAACGAAGAGGTGGTGGATTTTCTAGACCAGGCACTTCACTTACGACCCCAAACAAATCTACAACAAGTGATTTTAAGAAAACAGACACCACTTCAAATAACAAATCAACATCGGGAACATCACAAGGAGCTAATGCAGGTAGAGGATTCTTTAGCGGTGGTAGCCTAATGAAAGGTCTTATGATAGGTGGACTAGCTGGAATGCTCTTTGGTGGTATGTTCAGTGGCATGGGATTCTTCGGTAATCTACTCGGAATGGCCGTTAACCTCTTTGCCATCTTCTTAATTGTCATGGTAATCGCTGCTTTATATCGCCGTTTCAAAAACCAACCAAGAAGACCAAAACGGATTAATTAAAAAACTGATTTCGTATACAGAACAAGCCGACATCATAATGATGTCGGCTTGTTTTTTGGTAATATTTGATTTGGCTTATTTCTGGTCAGTCTCCACGAAACGCACGCTTCACACGATCGAAGAACGATTGTTCATGCTCATGTGTATGCTCTCCGTCCATTGCCGCGATCTGCCGCATCAGATCCTTCTGCTCATCGCTCAGCTTGCTCGGTGTAACGACCACCACTTTGATGTGCTGATCACCTTGACCAATCCCCCGAAGCTTAGGAACACCTTTACCTTTGAGACGGAAATAAGTGCCGGTTTGTGTTCCTGCCGGAATTTTCAGCTTCACTTTTTCTGTTAGCGTTGGAATCTCAATCTCATCTCCAAGCGCAGCTTGAGTGAACGTCAATGGAACTTCACAATAAATATCGTCGCCTTCACGTTGGAAGAAATCATGAGTTTTCACACGGATGATGATATAGAGATCCCCTGCTGGGCCACCTCTTAAGCCGCCTTCACCTTCACCCGTCATGCGAAGTTGTGCTCCATCATCCACGCCCGCAGGAATGCGCACATGTATTTTACGCTGCTTCTTTACCGCACCATTACCATGGCATGTAGGGCACTTTTCTTTGATGATTTGCCCTTTACCACCACAGTTACTACATGCACGGCGGTTCACCATACGGCCAAATGGTGTATTCTGTACGACTTCTTGTTGTCCAGAACCATGACATACGGAACAGGTTTCCGGTTTTGTACCCGGTTTGGCTCCCGAACCAGAGCATGTATCACAACTCTCTGTTCGTGGAATCGTAATATCAGTTTCCTTACCAAATACCGCTTCTTTAAATTCAACAGTCATCGTATATTGAAGATCATTCCCACGTTGCGGACCGTTCGGATCGCGTCTACCGCCACCACCGCCGCCGAAGAACATATCAAAAATATCACCAAAGCCGCCAAAATCTCCACCACCGGAGAATCCACCGCCCATTCCTTGGTTCGGATCGATATGTCCATATTGGTCATACCGCGAGCGTTGACCCGCATCACTTAGTACGTCATAAGCTTCCTTGACTTCCTTAAATTTTGCTTCTGCATCAGCCGCTTTATTCACATCCGGGTGATATTGACGAGCCAGCTTGCGATAAGCTTTCTTAATCTCCTCATCAGAAGCATTTTTACCGAGGCCCAACACCTCGTAATAATCGCGTTTCTCAGCCATCCTTCCACCCCCACTATATCTTCTTGTACCTAACAGATTACTATATTCCCTTAACCCGGCAAAAGGAAAGTCAAAGTGCGGTGTGCCCCGCACTTTGACCTTCCCGGTTCACCAAAGTTTATTTAACTTAGGATTAATCTTGTTTCTTATCTTCGTCAACAACTTCGTATTCAGCATCTACTACGTTGTCCTTGTTAGGACCTGCTGCATTCCCTTGCTCGCCGCCTTCAGGCTGACCAGCAGCTTGTTGAGCTTGCTCATATAGCTTCACGGAAAGCTGTTGTACGATTTCAGTCAACTTCTCTGAAGCTGCATTGATTTCTTCGATGTTCTCGCCTTCCAATGCTTTCTTCAGTTCTTCCTTAGCAGCATTTGCTTTCTCTGTTTCGGAAGCATCCACTTTATCCCCAAGATCTTTAATCGTCTTATCAACGCTATAGATCAATTGGTCACCATTGTTCTTCGCTTCAACAAGCTCTTTACGTTTCTTGTCTTCATCAGCGTGAAGTTCCGCATCCTTCATCATGCGTTCAACTTCTTCATCGCTCAAACCGCTGGAGGAAGTGATGGTAATCTTTTGGCTCTTACCCGTACCTTTATCTGTTGCAGCAACGTTAACGATACCGTTGGCATCGATATCGAAGGAAACTTCAATTTGTGGTACACCGCGTGGCGCGAGTGGAATGTCACCCAACATGAAGCGTCCAAGTGTCTTGTTACCAGCAGCCATTTCGCGCTCACCTTGAAGCACGTGGATTTCTACACTTGGCTGATTGTCAGCATAAGTGGAGAACACTTGCGATTTACTTGTTGGGATCGTTGTGTTGCGCTCGATCATTTTCGTAAATACTCCACCTGCTGTTTCGATACCAAGTGAAAGCGGAGTAACGTCAAGAAGGACAACGTCTTTTACATCACCAGTTAGTACACCGGCTTGAACAGCTGCACCAAGTGCAACAACTTCGTCAGGGTTTACACCTTTATGAGGCTCTTTACCTGTCAATTTCTTAATCGCTTCTTGTACGGCTGGAATCCGAGTAGATCCACCAACAAGCACGATTTTATCAATTTCAGCAGGTGTCAAACCAGAATCGCTCAATGCACGACGAGTAGGTCCAAGTGTACGCTCTACAAGATCAGCAGTCAATTCATCGAACTTCGCACGAGTCA is part of the Paenibacillus segetis genome and encodes:
- the dnaJ gene encoding molecular chaperone DnaJ, whose amino-acid sequence is MAEKRDYYEVLGLGKNASDEEIKKAYRKLARQYHPDVNKAADAEAKFKEVKEAYDVLSDAGQRSRYDQYGHIDPNQGMGGGFSGGGDFGGFGDIFDMFFGGGGGGRRDPNGPQRGNDLQYTMTVEFKEAVFGKETDITIPRTESCDTCSGSGAKPGTKPETCSVCHGSGQQEVVQNTPFGRMVNRRACSNCGGKGQIIKEKCPTCHGNGAVKKQRKIHVRIPAGVDDGAQLRMTGEGEGGLRGGPAGDLYIIIRVKTHDFFQREGDDIYCEVPLTFTQAALGDEIEIPTLTEKVKLKIPAGTQTGTYFRLKGKGVPKLRGIGQGDQHIKVVVVTPSKLSDEQKDLMRQIAAMDGEHTHEHEQSFFDRVKRAFRGD
- the dnaK gene encoding molecular chaperone DnaK, with the translated sequence MSKVIGIDLGTTNSCVAVMEGGEAVVIPNPEGARTTPSIVGFKKDGERVVGETAKRQAITNPDRTISSIKRHMGTNHKENVDGKDYTPQEISAIILQKLKADAEAYLGQTVSQAVITVPAYFNDSQRQATKDAGKIAGLEVLRIVNEPTAAALAYGLEKSEDQTILVYDLGGGTFDVSILELGDGFFEVKATSGDNKLGGDDFDQVVMDYLVAEFKKDQGIDLSKDKAAVQRLKDAAEKAKKELSGVLTTTISLPFITVADGVPQHLEINLTRAKFDELTADLVERTLGPTRRALSDSGLTPAEIDKIVLVGGSTRIPAVQEAIKKLTGKEPHKGVNPDEVVALGAAVQAGVLTGDVKDVVLLDVTPLSLGIETAGGVFTKMIERNTTIPTSKSQVFSTYADNQPSVEIHVLQGEREMAAGNKTLGRFMLGDIPLAPRGVPQIEVSFDIDANGIVNVAATDKGTGKSQKITITSSSGLSDEEVERMMKDAELHADEDKKRKELVEAKNNGDQLIYSVDKTIKDLGDKVDASETEKANAAKEELKKALEGENIEEINAASEKLTEIVQQLSVKLYEQAQQAAGQPEGGEQGNAAGPNKDNVVDAEYEVVDEDKKQD